From the genome of Candidatus Defluviilinea proxima:
GGGTATATATCATGCAGGTCACGCCCATTGCCGGTGAAGAGTACGTCAATATTTATGGAAACGACATCACCGAGCGCAAACGCGCCGAAACCCTGTTAAATCAGCGTCTGGAAGACATGGCACTCATCAATAAATTGAACAACGCCGTCAATCGCCGCGAAAGCCTTGTAAATATAACGGAATTGCTTGCGCAAGACGCTAAAGAAATCTTTGGGAGCCAGAGCACCAGCATTTACCTATTGGACCCCGACAAAAAACGTCTTCTCCTCCAGCACTACACCATGCCACGCGAAACCATTGCCAAGCTCGAGAAGTTGCTCGGCAGGCCGGTCCCTCAAGTTGACCTCCCTGTTGGAGGCGACGATCACTTTAGCCGGGTTTTGGAATCTGAGGATGGTTTTCTCATCACCGGCTTCGAGGGTATCAGCGCATGGCTGGTAGATTTCAGCAATACCAGTTTTCTCCCAGTCAAAGTTCGTCCGCTACTTCGAAAGCTTATTCCAGCTGTGGTCAAACTGTTGAACATAAATTCAGTCGTCACCATCCCATTGAAATCCGGCGAGGAAGTAATAGGGCTGATCGAATTCATCGCAGAGGGGGAATTTACTGAAGGAACCCTTGAAAGACTGCGGAACTTTCGCCACCAATTGACCGAGGTCGTCATCCGCAAACGAGCAGAGGAAGCCCTACGCGAAAGCGAGGAGAAATATCGCAGTCTGGTGGAAGCCTCCGATGCACTGGTGGTCATGATGGATGAAGACGGGCGGATCCACTATCTAAATGAAAAAGCCGCGCACATACAGGGACTTATAGCTAAAGATGTACTCGGAAAGACACTGCATGAGTTGCTTCCCAAAGAGATTGCCGATCTCAACCTGGAACGGGTGCAACATGTCATTTCAAAGAATCAGAATTTGCTTGTTGAGTCGCCTATTAATGGCGGGGTCGCCTGGTACCGCGTCAGCATACAACCCATCCATGATGTAAATGGAAAGGCGGTTAAGGTATTACTCAGCGCAATTGATATCTCGGAGCTCAAAGCCGCACAACAAAATCTACTGGAACTCAACAGCACACTGGAAGCCCGCGTAGAACAACGCACTGCCGAAGTGCTCGACCTGTATAACAATGCGCCAAACGGTTATCACTCACTGGATGCAAATGGCAAGATCATAATGATCAACCAGACCGAGTTGAACTGGCTGGGATACACGCGTGAAGAAGTAGTGGGTATCAAGTCCTTTTCAGACTTGGTTACCCCATCAAGCCAGAAAGCTTTCGCAGAAAATTTTCCGCGCTTCAAAAAACAAGGCTGGATCTCTGACCTAATATTTGAAATGATTCGCAAAGATGGCAGCACTTTCCCCATATTATTGAACGCCACCGCTATTCAAGATGAACATGGCAAGTTCATCATGAGCCGCTCAACATTGGTGGATATCACCCAGCGCAAACAATCTGAAGACGCCTTGCGCGAAAGCCAGGCCAGATTGCAATACTTCTTCGATACCGCCAGCGACCTGATCCAAAGCATGGATGAAAACGGGAAGTATCAATACGTGAACAACGCCTGGTGCCAAACCCTCGGCTACACAGCCGAGGAGGCTATGCACTTGAGCATGTTCGATGTCATTGACGAGAGTCATCACGAACACTGCCGTTCCCTGCTGAATCTTTTGATCACCAACCAACAACCTCAACAATTGGAGGTGCTCTTCAAGACAAAATCCGGTGATACGGTCATTGTGGAAGGTAGTGTCGGCAGCCGCAAAGATATCAACGGACACATCGCCACGAACGGCATCTTCCGGAATATCACCGAGCGTAAAAAAGCAGAAACCGCCTTGCGTGAGAGCCGTGATGAACTAGGCTTCGCCAACGCCGCACTCGAAAAAGCATCACGCATGAAAGACGAATTTTTAGCCAGCATGAGTCACGAATTACGCACCCCGTTGACGGGTATCCTCGGGCTCACCGAATCCTTACAGCTCAACACGTACGGGCATCTAAACGAAAAACAATCGAACGCCTTGAAAAATATCGAGGCAAGCGGGCGTCACCTGCTGGAATTGATCAACGACATCCTTGATCTATCGAAGATCGAGTCCAGCAAGTTCGATATATACCCGGAAATGATCAGCATCGAAGAAACATGCCACGCATGTTTAGCATTCGTCAAGGAACAGGCCACAAAAAAATCCATTCTGCTGGAATATCAAAATGCCAGGGATGCCAAATCCGTATTTGCAGATTCACGTCGCTTGAAACAGATCCTTGTCAACTTGCTGAGCAACGCGGTCAAGTTCACGCCTGATAAGGGGAAGGTCACTCTTTCCGTACGCACTAACCCCGCAAAGGGACAAATCCACTTCGCTGTGGCCGATACCGGTATCGGTATCGCAAAGGAAGACTTGGGTCGTCTATTCACACCTTTCACCCAAGTGGATAGTCGCCTCAACCGTCAGTACGAAGGCACTGGTTTGGGACTGGCATTGGTCTTACGCCTGACAGAGATGCACGGCGGTCATGTTCAGGTGGAGACCGAACCTGGTCAGGGCAGTTGCTTCACTGTTTCTCTTCCCTGGCAATCACAAGTCATGCCGCCTGTTGATACCAATCAACCCCATGCAGATTTGTCAGCAAGGTCAGAACCTAATACACGCGGTGTAATCCTGTTAGCAGAGGATAATGCATCCAATATTGAAACCATCGGTGACTATTTGCAATTCAAAGGCTACACCCTGGTGTTCGCATTAACTGGAGTTGAGGCATTACTCAAAGCCAAAGAAAGTAATCCGAATTTGATCCTGATGGATATCCAAATGCCGGTGATGGATGGGTTGGAAACCATGCGCCGCCTACGGGCTGATCCGCGCTTCACATCCACCCCGATCATTGCTCTGACCGCCCTGGCCATGGCCGGCGACCGCGAACGCTGCATGGAGGCAGGGGCGAGTGAATATTTAAGCAAGCCTGTCAGCTTGAAGGAACTTACAGAAAAGATCGAGAAGCTGCTTCAGCCATAAGAACAAAAAAGCTCCGCTGTCATCGTAGCGGAGCTTTTTATTTTTCGCTTACTCTTCCCCAACACCCCACGTATTGGATATATTCTTCATCAGTAGATCATAATTGCTTATATTTTTATGTATTAAAACTGCAGATTGATATGCGCCGCCATAAACACGTCCATATATGCGATGAATAAATGTTAATTCGCTTCTGACGATAAGAATATGTGAATGCTTGTTTGTAAAAAGACCAAATGGTCTTATATGCTTAATGCTCAAAACTTCACCCCATGGGATAAAAAACTTTTTCCATAAAAACTGGAAAGATAAACCATTCTCATCTGCGTCAATATCTGTTAACAGGTACGCCATAAAGATAAACGCTGGCGGTGACCAAGCTATGCACGCAAGAAATATACCAACAGCAAACAGCACAGACGAAAGGGCAAATTCTCTGCCAACAAAAAAATAAGTGATGTATATGTAAAGAAGAAACCACCCTACAGGAATCGAAATAATCGACATTACCACAAAGAAATAACTGCTAATTCTATTAACAAGTCCGTAAGTATGTTTCTTTATCATTTTCAATTTTTAAGAATAAAACCAACTAAACATCTCGTTATAAACTGCTAACAAAATCTTCTTGATCATCCCAACTTCCAACACCCGCTTCTCAAACGGGACAGCTTTCTATTTTACTTCATCGCGAATATTGGTTCTGGTTCACCCAGCACAGGGACAGGATGTTGCACGTACACATCCCACACAGCCTGCGTAGTCGCTAGGGTTTCCCTGATATACCAGACCAAGCGCAGCCGTTTGAGGTAATAGTAATTGTCTGCCCCTACCCCAACCGATTCCACGCCAAATGAATTGCAGAGAAACAATGAACGCGACAGATGAAATCCCTGCGTGACGAGGATGGCGGAATCCACTTGAAAGATTTCTTTTGCACGATAGCAGGTGTCATACGTGCGACGACCCGCGTAATCAAGGACGATTGCTTCATCAGGGATGCCGAGGCTGACCGCGTACTGCCGCATCGCTTCTGGTTCGTTGTAATCCACAAAGCGATTATCTCCGCTCATGAGGAGCTTTTCCACTTTGCCGCTTTTATACAACACAACAGCAGTCTCAATACGGTCACGCAACACAACGGAGGGCGTACCGTCCTTTTTCACTTCCGCACCAAAGACGATGGCAACCCGTTTGGTTGGGACATCATCAACTGAAAATGTTTTTGGTTTCGCGACAAGGATGATAACAATGCGGACAAAAGCCAACACAAAGAGCCCGAATAGGCCAAGTCTCACAATGAAACGAAACGTTTTCTGTATCAAATTCTTAGACATAAAAGAGATTCTACATCATCACATACGGCAGTCAAAAATCGGTATGGACAACGTATCGCATGTACAAATTTGTTGAGAGCGGGAAACATTCTTTCTCTACCGAACTTTCGGCCATCCTATCGTGTATAGTATCTCTGTGAAAGAAAATGACCTAAAAACAACCTTGCAACTCATCGAACGGGCGCAGGCAGATGACCGAACCGCTTTTGCCGCCTTATTCGAACAATACAAGAATCTTGTTTACAAAACCGCCTATCTTGTGCTTAACGACCCCGCCGAAGCGGAGGATGCGCTACAGGAAATCTTCCTATCCGTGCACAAATCGCTAAATAGTTTCGATCCACGCAAAGGTGCGTTCACTACATGGTTGCATCGCATCACACTTAACTACTGTCTGAATCACCGCCGCAAACGAAAGTATTCTTCGCTGGAAACGATCTATCCGCATCCATCCACGGATTTTCCCAGCACACGTTTAGCCAATGAGGATGCCATCTGGCAGGCGACTCGTTCTCTAAGCGACAAATTACAAGCCGTTGTGATTCTGCGCTATTACTGGGAACTCCCCTACACTGAAATCGCTCAAATTCTGGACCTGCCGCTTGGTACTGTCAAATCGCGGCTGGATCTTGCCCTGAAAACTTTACGAAAGACCATCGAGGCACAGGAAGCCCACGAAGCGCCTGTTTCTCAATCGGAGGTGTGCGAATGAACTGCGAGTATATTCAAGAACTCTTGGTCGCTTATTTAGATGGAGAAGTCACTCCTTCTGAAAAGAAAACCATTCAGTCACATCTCTCCACCTGTACCGTTTGCCAGCAGGAATATAACCTGCTGTTCACGGCTCGAGATCGAGTCCGTGCGACACTGCAGAGTCGCACTGTCCATGCCAGCCCTCAAGCAGATGCGTGGAATCGATTAGAGGCTCGCCTGACGGAGTCCGCGCAGACTTCGTCCGTACGATCTACAACCAAGCTTTCGCGTCTGGCGCCGGACGTAAAGCAAATCTTCACTCAACTCTTTTCTGGAGGCGTAACAATGCAAAAACGATCCATCCTGGCAACAGGCGTATCTATTCTGACGCTTGCTTTAGTTGCCGTACTAGTCTTCAATAACGTCACTGCTGTTTCAGCGGAGCAAATTCTCGAGCGGGCCTCAGCCGCCCAAACGAAGATCGAAGCGGGGCAAGGGATCATGCACACCCTGATCGAAATCTACGAGAACCCTCAGGCCATTGAAGGTACTGGGACAACGGTCATCACGGAAATGTATGCAGATCCATCTGCAGGTTACTACCGCTACATTGATATGGATGTGAACAGCAAGGTAATATCTATTTCAGCGAACGATGAAAATTATGAATATCTCATGCTCGAAACAGATACAGCCATCCATCGCACACCTAGAATAGATGAACCGGAAAAATCTTATATACCCGTTTCAGTTCGCGAAGAATCATCTGTCTTCGAACAATTCCGCGCAAGTTCTCATGTGGAGTTGGTAGGGAAAGAAAAACGGGATGGCAGAGAAGTCTACATCTTAGCCAACCGTAACTTCCAAACCCAACAACTACCAGACGGCAAGGAAGAAAAGAACTACACTGGTACAGTGACCATGATCTTCGATGCAAAAACGTATGAATTGCTCGAAAGCGAAACGACCGTGTATAAGAACGACCAGGAGATCGTCATTGAACGCGTCCGCTTCCTCACGGATGAAATCCTGCCAACAGGTACCGTAGTAGATTGGAGTCTCGGTGATTTGCAAGATCTTTCCTTCATCGACAATGCACCACAGACAGAAGAGGCAGAAATCCTGCCTGCTCCCATTACACGTGAAGAGTTGGCCAAGCACCCCGACACCTTTGTTCTGAAGAACATCCCAGACGGGTTTACAGAAAGCATCATAGCCGCCCCCGGCCAAACAGACGACCAGCCATTCACGTACGAGATCAACTACGACAATGCTTCTAAAGAAAACTTTGGCCTGTTAGCCATTGGCCTGCTGGACGCAGGGTTTGTCGAAATGAACTTCTATGATGGCAGTTACAAAACATCTAATGGAATGGTTCTGTACTACAGCATAAGCAGACCTGAAAATTCAAGTGACGGCACATCCGCCATCCTCGCCACTCCTGACGGCGCAAGCTTCCTACTCATCAGCACCATGTCACGTCAACAAGTACAGATGTTGGTGGAAGGCCTGGTACAACTCAAATAACAATATAAGACCGAAATAAAAACTCCGATGCCATCAAAGCATCGGAGTTTTTGATAACTGAAAGCTACCTATCTTTCTCAACTACTAATCATTTTTAGTTTGAGCAGAATATTCTTCCATCAGCCAACTTCGCAGGTATAGAAGTTACTTTATACAAGTAGATGGTGCTTCCTGTAGAACTCTATCTTGGTTGGAATATCTTGAAACATCCGGCAGGAGATCGTATTGCCCGCCAAAATATTTATTTAAAATAATACGGAATGTGTTCACTGGCGTCACCGTAGGGTAGAGCATATTATCTCCCCCATCAGGGAGATAATATGCGTTCAATATCTTTACACGGTCGGCATCTGAAAAATAACTATGGTCGCCTTGAATCACAATGATTGGGGCAGGATTTGATTTCTCCAATATTGCCTTAACGATCTCCAGCAATCTCGTATTGGCATAAATGACCTGATCACGATAGGCAATGGAGCCTTGTCGCAGGAAGGGATGAAATCTACCATCAGGGTAAAATACATATGGCTGGTGTATAGTGAACAGGTGGGCATAAACAAATTTTCTGCCTGGCAAGTCAGGTGTTTTCTCCAAAGAATCCAAGGCAAATAGATTTTGTTGATATTGCAAATATTCACGACTATTTAAAACATCACCAGATGGTATCCATGTTGTTACATAGGATGGTAGTTTTATGTCCGGATTTCTCTCGATGAATTCCATCAGCGGACGTATAAGAGTCGTTTTCAAAAAGAGATATTGAAAATTCAGCGCCGCCTGACCCGTCAGGGCTGACTTATCTTTAAAATAATCAAAATAATAGGTCGCTTCAGGAAAGTCAAGTAATGGGTGAAGGCTCTTAAATGTAACGGTAGCATATCCCATGCTTTTAAATTGTTCTGTTATCAGATTCTTTTGGAGAAAGGGCTTGTAAATAGCCTTGTCGCCGTAATAATCAAGCCCAATGGCATCCAGATAATTCATGTTTAGAGTCGCTATCATGGATGACGCTGTGGCATCGTAATTACTTTGTGTACAATCGGGAATGTAAAACCCCAAAGATTTCAGCTCAGAAATAAAACCACTCGTATCAAGGTCAAGTTTTTCCTGAAGAAGATCCTGACGGCTATAAGCATCTACAAGGATATAGTAAACATCTGGTCCTATTGGGTCGGGTGAAGATGCGCTTTGGGATAAATCAGGCTCAACAACAGGATTCGGTTTAGCGATTCCAAGTTGGACTAAAGGAGTTAAAACTTGTATAACGAGAAAAACGGCTAGAAATAAAGACACTGAATTCAGCATCTCATTCAGGACAGTATTCTGTGATCGCAGTAAATACACCTGGCCAACAATAAAAAGAATGATCCAAACGGGAAGCAAAATTCGATCACGGCCCACTGTCATACCAAACAAACTGAACTGCTGAGCAAAATCATATACATGCCCATAGGAAAAGAACAATAAAAGAGAAAAGCTTGCTGGAGCCGCAACTTTCTGCCATGACCGAAACACAATCAAAAACAAGGATAAGACAACAACAGCAACAAGCAGGGACGTAATAACCGCCTGTTGAATTGCACTAACAACAATCTCGTTACGGTTAAAAACGTACAACGCCAAGACTGGATACAAACCAAACAATACAGGATGGAATAAAAAATTTTTTTTCGCTTTACTTTTTGTTTTCATTCGATTTTCCGTTATTTATATTAAATAGAAAATATGCTTATCAGAGAAATAAACAAAACACAACGAACTGGTAGAAGATTAGGAATAATACCAGCTAAAAATTTTGTTATAGACCGCCAACAACATCTTCTTGATAAATCCAATTTCAAGAATTTTCCTGCTGACAGAAACCCGCCTCTTTCTACCCCCAGCCTGCTTCAACTCCCCGCGCAGATACCCCAACGTATTGGACATATTCATCGCCAACGGGTCAGAGACCATCAGGCGCAGTAAACCTGCATCGTTCATGCGTTTGTCCAACTGGCGGACTTGTCCCATGGGCTTGTCCATGTCAAAGGGCAGGAACTTCTGAAGCGTGGACTTATACGCCGTGAACTGCCAATGACTTGCACCTGCAATTGCAGTCACGTCCTTCGACTGCGCTCCCCCTTCGGGGACGATGCCGCTCCGCTCAGGACGATAAGTAATGCGCCAGTCTTTCGTCTCGGTATATACTTTTTTATTCTCTTCTTCCGTCTGCCCAAGTGACAAGTTAAATTCTAAAAATGTTTCCCATGGGATGAATTGACCATCCTCTAGCTTTGCATTTTCTCTTGCCCACTTCAATGTGTTTTCATAAAACTCAGGCGGCGTGCGAAAGGGACGCGCGGTCACCATGCCGACATTCGGAAAGGTTTCGAGAATCTCCACGGAACGCGAGAGCCACTTCGGGGAAAATAAAACATCCGCGTCGGTGTAAGCAATGATCTCGCCTGGCGCACCTGCCAGCATTACATTCCATGCACCACCCTTACCCATGTTCTTCTCGGAGAGGATCAAATATTGGATTCGTCCTTCTTCTTTTTCTTTCACGAGAAAGTCACGCACTTCAGCACACGAGCCATTATCAAAGACCATCAAGTCGAATGGTAGACCCGCATCCTTGCGCATGGATTCGAGCGAGACTTTCAGCACATCGAGGGTCTCAGCATAAAATCCACTGAGGAAGGGAATGTAATTCAATAGCGCAACCGTTATTCGTTCGGGCTTGGCTACGTCTTTGACGAACTTGGCAGGGTTTTGACCTTTACGCATGTGGCGATTTCCGATTTTTGATTTTGGATTTACGATTTGAAAAACTTTGCGATTCGCTTTTTCCATCGTTTTGGACGGGCGATGTTTTCGATCATGTTTTCGGGCAGAAAGAAGAAGATGGCTCGTAAGAATAATTCCAGCTTGCGTGTCAAACGCAATGACGTCATCTTCGGGCGAGAAAGTTTACCATTCGCCAACTGGTGAGTCGAATCAAGAATCGTGTAGCGAATGTTGGCTTGTCCGCCCGCGAGACGGATGTTTTCGTTCGTTTCGGGGTGTTCGTAGTGAGGTCTGCCATTGGGCAAGTGAGAGTAATCATGGTTTTGATGGACGATCATGATGGATGGCGTGCAGTCAATCACAGCCCAGCCTTCCTTGCGGGCTTTGTAAATCATCCAATTATCCCAACCTGCCCGACCGATCGTGAAGTTGGGAATATCAAGGTAAGAAGAAAGAGGAAAGAGAAAGAAATCGGAGCCAGCGGGGCGATGAAGGAAGCCCTGACCGTGGACCGTAGACCGCAGACGATTCTCCCAACCGTTTGTGAAATCGAGAGGCTGAGTTATGTCCAAATCCCATCGCTGACTAAGTAAAACGAATTTATCTTTGAGTTTGACAGCCTGTTTCGCCGCTTCGACAAAGTCGGGCATGAGGATCATATCTGCATTGATGATGCAGAGGAGATCGCTGTTTGAGTTTTCACGGGCAAGCTGAAACATGGACGAGATCAACGGCACACCCGATTCATTCCGCGCTACATTGGGGATGTGCCTGACTCCAAGTTCCCTCGCAACTTCGGCGAGACCTGTCTCTTCGCCGAGCAAAACAACATCAACATCAGGGAGAAGAATCCACGACTTGATCGCGTTGCGTTGGATCATCGCGATGTGAGGGTCTGTGAAAGGTTTGGGGCGGAGAATAAAGTGATAAGGGGCATGAAATTCGTTGGTAGGTTGAAACGTTTGAACGTTCTAACGTTTCAACGCCCTTTTGTCGATATCTTTCAAAGTTTTGTGTTGCACACCTGCGTTGATCTTCATCAACTCAGGATTGTCGTGAACCAGATCGAGGACTTCTTTCCAGGTGAAATCATCTCTTCCATCGAAATGACCGTATACCTGACGCATGAATTCCAGGTCTTCAGGGGTGTCGACCGTCCAGCGGTAGTCGCCGAAGTCGGTGGTGTGATGGATGAGAGCGATATTATATCCGCGTGGAGATGTTCCTGTTTCGAGGGTTCGGCTTTGACGGGTGAGTTCGACGCCTTCGTAGAAGTAGGGCATGGCGTGTTCGCGGTGTTGGGGTTCTTTGGCTTCCTTCCATGCCTTGGCAAGGACTTTGAACGTGCAGGCTTCCACATCCAAGCCAATGGGATAGGTGCGAGGATAGGGTGGAGGGAGACGGTTGCAGACGAAGTCGTATTCGTCTTCTAGGAGAGTATTGACCACATTATCGATCAGTTCAGGGTCAATGACGGGACAATCCGCAGTGATGCGGACAACGTAATCCGCCTTCGCTTGTTTGGCGGCTTGATAGTAACGGTCGAGCACATCATAGAGACTGCCGCGCGTGAAAGGGATTCCGTTGAAGTCGCAGTATTCGGCGACGGGATCGTCGGAGGGATCGGTTGTCGTGGCGAATAAGGTTTGGGAAACAGAAGCAGACCGCGAGGTCCGAATGAAGACGCGCTGCAACATGGGTTGACCCGCAATGTCTGCGAGGATCTTGCCAGGCAAACGCGATGAGGACATGCGTCCCTGAATGATGGCTACTACTTTTTCAGTCATTGAGTCTGCCCTTCGGACGGGATCGGCTGAGGAGTCACAAATCCTTTTGCTTTAAATTTTTCAACGTAATCGCGGACGGTCTGATAATCGAGACCGACCTGCTCGGCGATGTCGAAGATCGTGTGCTCGCCTTCGAAGCGCATCATGATCTTTTCGATGGCACGGTTGAGCGCCCAGTTATCGCGCCAATCGACCCATAGACCGTGACCGCTGAGAAACACGGGACCGCGGAAGGTGCGCTTGGGAATGTAGTTGCTGGCGTAGATGCGGATGATCTCTTCAGCAGTTTGCGCCGCACCGATGAGCATCTCTTCGTGCATGATGTCGAGATTGTCGTCGGTGGTGTGATACTCGTCGTAGGGGAAACGGTTTAGCGAAATGCACGGCACATTGACGCCAGGTCCGTTGATGACGCGTTCATCGTTGGCGGGAGCGGCGGCGAAATCACGTTCGTCGTGAGGTGTATCGCGCAAAACATAATTCGTGATGCGGTCGAGGAGATGATCGTGTTGACGTGTGTGATGCCACGCAATTTGATTTTGATTGCCCGTCATCTCCATGAAGATGCCACCGCGCAGATTCGGGATGAGCGACTCGTTGTGCGCGAGCCAGGCGATGGTGCCGATGGTCTCAGGTCCAAACCAAAAACGGACGCTCATCGAGCCAGGGGGAAGCGGATTCACCGCAAGTCGCCGCGCCAACTCGATGGTGCTGACCACGCCTGCGCCATCGTCATTGGCTTGCATGGGATGACAGGTATGCGCCTGTACAAGGAACTCGCCCGCCTCGGGATTGGGTCCGCCCTCGGGGTGGATGATCGCCGTTGCGACTTTGAATCCCTGTTTGGGGTCGGTGATGAATTCACAGTTGATTACCGCGTGATATTTTTTGTTACGCGGGAGTTTATCGAAGGTGTTCTTCGGCAGACAGAATCCCCAGTCACGTTCGTAGTATTTGAAGACCCACGGCACGGTGTGCGGACGTTTCTCGTTGAAATACAAATGTGGCTGGAGTTCTTCAAAGGTCAGAACTTTATCGGTTGGCAATGAATACGAAACGATGTGAAGCGGATTGTCCTTGAAGTCCACGATGCGTTCGCCATCTTCTGTTTCGAGGTACGCCTCATGGACAATATAGCGCTCAGGCACTTTCCATGTCCAGACGGGAGTCAGCGGGGCGTAGGTCTCGATGGTGTAGTTGGATGAGTCGGGCATGTACGAGCCGACGATCTCCAACGTTTTGTCGTGGTCGTCAGAGGCGAGGGTGCGGTGCAGGGGAAAGAATTCCGCGAGGATAAATTTGAGGGATGGGTAGGGTTTCATAAGGGAGAAATATTTTCCAGAATAGCACAATTACCTGCAAGTATCTGAATATTGAAAGCAGGTTTCCGAATAGTAAAAAGTTCATGTTGTTGTGCAAAAGCATCAATCATATTGTCTGCAACTTCTACGATACCCTTTTGGAGCAACTTTTTCCGTTCCCCAGTATCACTCAATTCAAAATCTACACTTACCCAACTCATAGGTCCTTGGAAATACCAAACTGATTCAAAGCTCAAGCAAAATGCAGGCTTAGGATTATTTACTTGAGCATGAACGGCCACAATTAAATGTCGAAGGCTTCGTGTGTATCGAAAAACAGCACAGTTATATAAATTCGGATCACTTATATTGAAATCGAGTTCATTATGGACTCGGGGATGCGGA
Proteins encoded in this window:
- a CDS encoding glycosyltransferase family 2 protein, whose amino-acid sequence is MRKGQNPAKFVKDVAKPERITVALLNYIPFLSGFYAETLDVLKVSLESMRKDAGLPFDLMVFDNGSCAEVRDFLVKEKEEGRIQYLILSEKNMGKGGAWNVMLAGAPGEIIAYTDADVLFSPKWLSRSVEILETFPNVGMVTARPFRTPPEFYENTLKWARENAKLEDGQFIPWETFLEFNLSLGQTEEENKKVYTETKDWRITYRPERSGIVPEGGAQSKDVTAIAGASHWQFTAYKSTLQKFLPFDMDKPMGQVRQLDKRMNDAGLLRLMVSDPLAMNMSNTLGYLRGELKQAGGRKRRVSVSRKILEIGFIKKMLLAVYNKIFSWYYS
- a CDS encoding glycosyltransferase family protein; amino-acid sequence: MTEKVVAIIQGRMSSSRLPGKILADIAGQPMLQRVFIRTSRSASVSQTLFATTTDPSDDPVAEYCDFNGIPFTRGSLYDVLDRYYQAAKQAKADYVVRITADCPVIDPELIDNVVNTLLEDEYDFVCNRLPPPYPRTYPIGLDVEACTFKVLAKAWKEAKEPQHREHAMPYFYEGVELTRQSRTLETGTSPRGYNIALIHHTTDFGDYRWTVDTPEDLEFMRQVYGHFDGRDDFTWKEVLDLVHDNPELMKINAGVQHKTLKDIDKRALKR
- a CDS encoding DUF4910 domain-containing protein, translating into MKPYPSLKFILAEFFPLHRTLASDDHDKTLEIVGSYMPDSSNYTIETYAPLTPVWTWKVPERYIVHEAYLETEDGERIVDFKDNPLHIVSYSLPTDKVLTFEELQPHLYFNEKRPHTVPWVFKYYERDWGFCLPKNTFDKLPRNKKYHAVINCEFITDPKQGFKVATAIIHPEGGPNPEAGEFLVQAHTCHPMQANDDGAGVVSTIELARRLAVNPLPPGSMSVRFWFGPETIGTIAWLAHNESLIPNLRGGIFMEMTGNQNQIAWHHTRQHDHLLDRITNYVLRDTPHDERDFAAAPANDERVINGPGVNVPCISLNRFPYDEYHTTDDNLDIMHEEMLIGAAQTAEEIIRIYASNYIPKRTFRGPVFLSGHGLWVDWRDNWALNRAIEKIMMRFEGEHTIFDIAEQVGLDYQTVRDYVEKFKAKGFVTPQPIPSEGQTQ